Part of the Mytilus trossulus isolate FHL-02 chromosome 2, PNRI_Mtr1.1.1.hap1, whole genome shotgun sequence genome is shown below.
tagctataaaaccaggttcaatctacTATTCCCACATAAaatatgcctgtaccaagtcaggaataagacagttgttatccatttgtttgagcttttgattttgccaattgattagggactttctgctTTGAATTTTCCATGgcgttcaatatttttgtgattttactctcTAATAAGTAAcaatttcaaacatgaaaacaaaatctttttctTATGATACTCAGATGATTTCTTTAGTTGAGCTACAGTGTTCCAAGAAAGAAATGCCCAGCACAACAGACACAGTTAGAaccataaaagaaaaaaatgcatactGGTTCGTATAAACCATCTTGCATATTCAAATCACATATGATGCAGAAATTAAGCTTTTAGTGTTTGCTTATGGTGTGATATTTATGATGGCTGTCATTGTGGAACAGTTACACAGTTTAATATAGAAAACTACGGGGAAACCCggagaaatttatttttttacacaaaaaactcaaaacattcaaatatacTATACccactgatctgtgtccacacttgtatcAATTGTCAAATATCGACAttgatctgtgtccacacttgtatcAATTGTCAAATATCGACATTGAtatgtgtccacacttgtatcAATTGTCAAATATCGACATTGATCTGGGTCCACACTTGTAATAaagtattaataaaaataaatgacaaggtcgaatataaaactttatttatttcagtttaatttcaaaacaaataaatgtattaaacaaatatttatcaaaaatgaacatatttattttgtatgtaataataaatgttatgaAGGTACGTTTGTCCGAAAACTTGAAAGAGGAATAATTCTATAAGTTCAAACTGTAAACAGCTATTAAACGTAAATGAGCTTACAGGAGAACAGAATCATCATTTGAACAGCAGATCTTTGAATCTCATTTTGACAGATCCATTTATACCTTTACCAAAAAGGCCAACCCTAGGATAAGGAAAGTTCCCTAAATCCATATCAGCATATCTACCACAGGGCCCAGTGTAGTTGACAAGATCTGTCCCCGTTTCGGTATCAGTCACTCGAATGATGCAATCTTGTTTGGAAGACCATCGAGTGAAGAAGCGTAACGACAACCATTCTTTTTCATAAGGGAGTGACGTCTGCCACAATTTTGTCCACTTGAAAGAACCTGTTGGTGAGTCACACTCCTCTGAGGTTTTATCATGTGTGTAATAACAGGACACATAAGGAGGGCGATCGCGAAAAGCAAACATTCTTGGGTCGTACCTGAGAACAATGAATACCTTCTCACCTTGTCGCTTAAAAACCAATGGAGGTCTCCCACCTTTAAGGTAGAGTAAATCGCTTCTACCGAGGAACATACCCTCAACACAAGGACCATATAAAGTGCAATAGTCCTTAAACTTTTCGCTGTCCAGCTTCTTTGTCAGATTGGTCTTAGTATTATATATCAAACGATGATCGGGCGTTCCATCAAATTTGATTACATTGAAACCACGTGTTACTCCCAATCCTGTTACCGGTATCTCGAAAAGGTCTTTCATATTCACGGTTACATGCAGTTCATCTTCAAAATAATCTGTATTCGTTTGCTCAACATATTTTGAACATTCAGGAACATTACAAAATACGTTTCCATTTGTCCAGTATCCCGCCTTTCTACATGGAGTAATCTCAACCGTGGCAACTTCGTCTGGAGTGTTACTATAAAAGAAAAGTATAAGTGCAAAGTGTAAACAGGTGACCAGAGGTGATCATACGTCGATTGTCAAAATATTCTTAACCTCTCTCACTTTTGctttgtattttaaattcagaaattatcgCGAATATTTCATAAATGCGAAAAATGATACAGTATCAggttcgcaataataaaaactcgCATTCAACAATATATTAATAAGATTTCGCAAGAAGTCAAGGATTGGCAAGTATTTCTATGATTTTCtgaatatagaaatattttaaaactatatcaaagagtgtgaaaataaatgatcaatttgcccaaggatttgtatagtatagTATTGTCTTACTAAACAAACCCTTGCtcttaaatacattgtatgtgtgCGCGTCATTTGAGATAGTGTATATTGCGTTACTATATATAAATCTCTGTTTTAAGACTAACTTCTTCctgcaaatttttaaaaatgggGAAAAATGCCAACATGcttattttattgtaattaatCTCAACTATTATACATGATAAACCTCCCTGTGTAGaagaattttaacatttttagaaagaaaaaagatatgattatttgattgaaCAGATGCAATATTCCGGGTAGTAATTTCACCtcaatattacataaataattCCATCTTACTTTTCGGTTACCATGGTAAAGATATAATATTTTCGTGATTTTGTTTGGTGAGGGAAAACAGCATTTGGATCCGTCACTATTCTCAAAACACATCTATTAAGCAATGTCTCAATTTGTGACGAATGACCAGAGAATGAGTACGAAGAATATGTAGTCAGCATCTTACCTGTCAAAAGAGGCATCAAAGGCAACAAGTTTATTGCTTTGGTCGAAACAAAAGCGAGGAGTATTGTCTTTAAAATCCAATTGATCAGTAAAACTGGTATATAGGGGCTGTCCGTCATTAATGCGCTTATTGTTCTGTGTTATTGTAATACATCTTGGGTCACCAGTGAGTGGTAGTGGTACAGCTGACTGTCTGCAATTAAAATAGCAAGTATATCATCggatatttttgtacatttctTTCTATGGAGTTTATTTCAAAgcgaatattttttaaatctgtttatGAATTCAGATTGGATCCTTTAATTTTTTCCTGTAATATGAATACtctgattgtcaatgagacaactatacaccaaagttcaaatgaagtggatgtttGTTCATCCTGCCTTTCCATTAAGAATAGAATGCTTcgtcttttaaatttatttgggTGTAAatgcgttgaccgaagtacattttgtatgaagcgcttcattctaaaaatgtgcgcacggtcaacgtttttacaaccctataaaataactaaaagaaGCATGCAAAacatataattacatttgttttggctagaaatataaaaacacgatttctATCATCTTTATTATCTTCGTAAAGTTCAGTTTCATGTTGAAATGAAGGGTGATTTCAGAATGACGCGAGCTTGATGTTAGCTAATCATAAcgacgtattataatgaaacatacatgtgATGTAATTAGTGTAATATCAATGAGTCATACTTAGTCACAATCTGTTGTACATGTgtcttctataaaaaaaaaaataactcgcAGATATTTTtagtactagtatacatgtataacaacaAACTTCGAACTTTTAGTTTATTTCGATTTTGtaacttctttttattttgattcgagcgttactgatgagtgtTTTGTAAACTTAACGCGCGTCTGGTTCACATAATTATTAGCCCGgatatatttgatgagtttttaaATGGAGTTTTCAAACTTTTTCACATCAACAGTGTGCTTAGGgagtaaaatttaaacaaattaagattaaaaatttcttgctttTATATTTAGTTGTAAGCTAGCTATGTCCTGCAATTCTATTTTACACGCTACTCCGGCTTtcctgcctttttttatttatggttTATCCTGACATTTTAGTCACAAATTGTCATCCATTCTTCCTTTGCAAAGTTGCTCAACCAGCCTCTTTTTACCccaaactcctgtcctgcctttcTTAAAACTTCAttctagccccccccccccccccccccccccccacccccccccccttttcccctcataaaaaatcaaatgatatctGCCTTAAAAAACCCAGCAACAAGTGAAATGTACTTACTGTTTATATTCATCGCAATTGTCAACAGCAAGATAATCATCAATTGAGATAGCTCCAGAAAGTCCAAGAACACTTAACAAATAAACCGGACTGACCGAAAACCAAATCATTATTGTTGTCAGTAGGTAAAACCAGCTACCGAGGTTGGCCCGTAACGGTTTTATActatttcaaaaatagaaaaatgtcagCGTCATGTCTTATTATACAGTTATCCAAAAGATTAAATCAAGCCAATTATctatcatttttctattttttaactaaaattatgtgaaatttaaaatcCCTTACATCTGACATTGTGCCTAATTCATATCATTAAAGTTTATTAGATTacttatttacaattttctttttcaaaacacGTCATTGAACTCTGCATGGAATCACATATTGTTGCTTGAAAAAAGAAACGTTGAACTTCAGATCAACATGGTTCAAAGAGAAAATAAGATTTAGTGTCATTTCAAGGTTAAAAATACACGACCGAATTTAAGATAACTGCACTTTATCGAGATATATTgtaagtactgaagtactgaacatcagTTTATTTATCAGTCAAAAGAGCAAAGTCCCCAAAATGTGCTTGCATTTATTATTCTTGAAAAGTCAGGAGAGAGAAAAGCAATAATCTGCAAATAGCTTACAAGGCCAGCAATAATAGTCGGGATGATCTACTATATTAGCAGTGGCGGATAGGGGACTGGAATCCCCCTTTTTGGGGGGACGATCAAAGCATTTAAATTGCGACATATGGTTGGGACCCCTTGAATCATTGGTTGGGAACCTCCCTACCTTTTAAAATGGTATGAATCCATCCATGTCTAGCGGCTATATTTTTTAGGGTACACAATATAGACAATGTCTACCTTTCTCTGATCTAAGTTGATTGTTTTTCTTTGCGTTTCAATAAGCCTGACTGGCGCTTTTATATATGCAAGTATTGAAATAAAGAGAGTGGATATGATTACCATGCAAGATGGCAACTTTCCATCCGAGTTCATATCAAGTAGACAAGAGTAGTACATATAATGCCTTAATAGatattataagaaaatgtggtatgattgtgccaatgagacaactctccctcaaactcacaatttgtaaaagtaaaccattatatgtcaaagtcCGGCCTTCAGCGTCTGGTtcatgactgaaattttcactCATGGTCGTACGaattatgttaattttgaaAGTACTTACTGTTAACAAcaaatttaacttatatagtTAAATAAGGATTATTAGaccaattaatttatttttctatttgaacCTTTAAAAAATTCAACACTTCGTCAGTTCTGTGGGGAAAAACAACCTTGAAGTATTAATAAAATGATGATtcaaattgaaatcaaaattcCATCAAGTATTAAAGTGGTACTATTTGCATAGACTGAATTAAAAGTGaatattaaaactaataaaGGTATTAAACATAACtaaaaaagtaacaaagttCATTCACTCTGAATGATATTTTTAGGGTCAAAATACTTATCTAACGGTAGTACATGATAAATCAgggttgtatttttttttaagaaagttataaagGCAAAAGCATACTAAAGGAGCAATTTAAAAAACGTAACAGATCGACATAATGTGCATGCATGccataaaaatatcatttgaattgattttgcTTTGGTATTTATTTATGTCCTGACAGAGACATCGTATACTAAATGTATTTATAGATCTCTGTTCCTGGTATCCTAAATAAAAAACGTACATTGATCGTATATGTATTTAAGATGAGATGAAATCTTAAAATTggcataatattttttttattagaaaacatGAGAAGTCTAACTATACGGTTTATAAAATGTGCAGATGctatttgaacaaaattgaaaCTGATCAGCTTCATCATGTGTAATCATCGGTTTCCCTTCAAGATACGACACAGAAGTAATTGAAATAGTAACGCACAGAAAAGGATACGGCAACACTCCAGGTGACGGTTTACTGATTTTACAGCCGGCAGTATACGATTCAGAAAACTTTAAAGTCTTCTTCCACCAAAAAATATAAGGACCaataaactatgaaaatgaggccaaggtctTTTCACTGAAACTAACATTGCTCGATTAACTATGAAATGAGGTCAGGGTCGGTGGAACCCTTCAGATAGCCTATGACTGTACGTGCC
Proteins encoded:
- the LOC134705298 gene encoding uncharacterized protein LOC134705298: MIWFSVSPVYLLSVLGLSGAISIDDYLAVDNCDEYKQQSAVPLPLTGDPRCITITQNNKRINDGQPLYTSFTDQLDFKDNTPRFCFDQSNKLVAFDASFDSNTPDEVATVEITPCRKAGYWTNGNVFCNVPECSKYVEQTNTDYFEDELHVTVNMKDLFEIPVTGLGVTRGFNVIKFDGTPDHRLIYNTKTNLTKKLDSEKFKDYCTLYGPCVEGMFLGRSDLLYLKGGRPPLVFKRQGEKVFIVLRYDPRMFAFRDRPPYVSCYYTHDKTSEECDSPTGSFKWTKLWQTSLPYEKEWLSLRFFTRWSSKQDCIIRVTDTETGTDLVNYTGPCGRYADMDLGNFPYPRVGLFGKGINGSVKMRFKDLLFK